A window of the Dyadobacter pollutisoli genome harbors these coding sequences:
- a CDS encoding class I SAM-dependent methyltransferase, translating to MGLRTYIRDNFIADIKPYKPKKLRQPEKMLEIVSAWKGLELIIEDIIEEFRLGRKRCIEFGVEFGYSAVVFSNFFESVTGVDTFEGDIHTVNKNEHFEETSKRLGAYTNIKLIKSDYRDWIIADNQRYDLAHVDIVHNYKETFECGLWAAQHSDCTIFHDTESFPEVRNAVKDIATATGQTLYNYPEHYGLGILVDKKSILRR from the coding sequence ATGGGATTAAGAACATACATCAGGGATAACTTCATCGCCGACATTAAACCTTACAAACCGAAAAAGCTGCGTCAGCCGGAGAAAATGCTCGAAATTGTGTCGGCATGGAAAGGGCTGGAACTGATCATTGAGGACATAATTGAAGAATTTAGGCTGGGAAGAAAACGCTGCATTGAATTCGGAGTGGAATTCGGTTACTCAGCGGTGGTATTTTCCAATTTTTTTGAGTCGGTAACCGGCGTGGATACGTTCGAGGGCGATATTCACACAGTCAATAAAAACGAACATTTTGAAGAAACGAGCAAGCGGCTGGGTGCCTACACCAATATTAAGCTGATCAAATCCGACTACCGCGACTGGATCATTGCGGATAATCAAAGGTACGACCTGGCCCACGTCGACATTGTCCATAATTATAAAGAAACGTTTGAATGTGGCCTCTGGGCGGCGCAACACAGTGACTGCACGATTTTTCATGATACCGAAAGCTTTCCCGAAGTAAGGAATGCTGTGAAGGATATTGCGACAGCCACCGGACAGACATTGTACAATTACCCGGAGCATTACGGACTAGGTATTTTGGTTGACAAAAAATCAATTTTAAGAAGATAA
- a CDS encoding multidrug effflux MFS transporter — MSRKQYFFIILILGSLATVSPFSIDMYLPGFPRIAADLKTTIDKVQLSLTSYLIGICLGQVIYGPLLDRFGRKKPLYAGLILYVIASFGCAMTSSVDALITMRFFQAMGGCVGLVASQALVSDLFAADKRAEVFSLITLVIAVSPMIAPTVGGYVTASIAWQWIFIILAGIVSLILAAIYFFLPTGRDADNSVSLRPKAVLNGYATVITQPQFLIYTLAGGLATAAPFAYIAGSSDVFMNIYKVSEQQYGWIFAFLAVAMIGSTQLNHVLLKKYTSEQIIKVTLVYQSIVGFVLILGVYNNWFGLFSLIGMMFVFLTGQGLTGPNASALSLAPFKKHTGSASALMGSWRMGAGAIISAIVSLLHNNTAMPMVGMMAFCSIGGLVILHAGNAVVRHQGSRGEVEEEISVLL, encoded by the coding sequence ATGAGTCGCAAGCAATATTTCTTTATAATTCTTATTCTGGGTTCCCTCGCTACTGTCAGTCCTTTTTCTATTGACATGTACCTTCCGGGGTTTCCCCGCATCGCGGCGGACTTAAAAACCACTATTGATAAAGTACAACTTTCATTAACCAGCTATCTGATCGGAATTTGTCTGGGCCAGGTCATATACGGGCCATTACTCGATAGGTTCGGAAGGAAAAAGCCACTCTATGCGGGATTGATTTTGTACGTGATCGCTTCTTTTGGATGTGCAATGACTTCGTCGGTCGATGCACTGATCACCATGCGGTTTTTTCAGGCAATGGGCGGCTGTGTAGGTTTAGTAGCTTCGCAGGCATTGGTCAGCGACCTTTTTGCAGCCGATAAGAGAGCAGAAGTATTTTCGCTGATCACATTGGTTATCGCAGTTTCTCCAATGATAGCACCGACAGTGGGCGGTTACGTGACTGCTTCTATCGCGTGGCAATGGATTTTTATCATTCTCGCGGGGATAGTAAGTTTGATTCTGGCCGCTATTTACTTTTTCTTGCCAACAGGACGGGATGCTGATAACTCGGTTTCGCTGCGACCGAAGGCCGTATTGAATGGCTATGCGACCGTTATTACCCAGCCTCAGTTCTTGATTTACACACTGGCAGGAGGATTAGCCACCGCGGCACCATTCGCCTATATAGCAGGTTCGTCGGATGTTTTTATGAATATCTATAAAGTAAGTGAGCAGCAGTACGGATGGATCTTTGCATTTCTGGCGGTAGCCATGATCGGTTCTACGCAGTTGAATCACGTACTTTTAAAAAAATACACCAGCGAGCAGATCATCAAAGTGACACTGGTTTATCAGAGTATCGTCGGGTTTGTATTAATCCTCGGCGTTTATAACAACTGGTTTGGGCTGTTTTCATTGATCGGAATGATGTTCGTATTCCTTACCGGACAGGGACTTACAGGGCCCAATGCTTCCGCATTGTCGCTCGCGCCATTCAAAAAACACACAGGTAGTGCGTCCGCATTGATGGGCAGCTGGCGGATGGGCGCAGGTGCGATCATATCCGCGATCGTGAGCTTGTTGCACAATAACACTGCCATGCCTATGGTTGGTATGATGGCATTTTGTTCGATCGGCGGTCTGGTTATCCTGCACGCCGGGAATGCCGTGGTAAGGCACCAGGGCAGCCGGGGCGAAGTGGAAGAAGAAATTTCTGTTTTGTTGTAA
- the rbsK gene encoding ribokinase, protein MGQKVLIIGSSNTDMVVKTEEFPKPGQTVLGGTFLMNPGGKGANQAVAAARLGADVRFIAKTGNDIFGKQAREGFIKEGLDIQYFVESTELASGVALITVNGNGENEIVVASGANMDLMPADIADEVFEGIEMVLLQLEIPLETVRYVIGKCRDENIKVILNPAPGAKLPDDFLNGLFLITPNETETEIMTGIATDSTETLRKAAQYFHQKGVQNVIITLGSQGVFLSNEAFNELIPALSVKSVDTTAAGDVFNGAILKALASGENWLEACRFACKAAAISVTRMGAQSSAPYHFELI, encoded by the coding sequence ATGGGACAAAAAGTTTTGATCATAGGCAGTTCCAACACCGATATGGTTGTCAAAACGGAGGAGTTTCCCAAGCCCGGCCAAACGGTTTTGGGCGGGACTTTCTTGATGAATCCGGGAGGAAAAGGCGCCAATCAGGCCGTAGCAGCTGCAAGACTTGGGGCTGACGTTCGGTTTATTGCCAAAACCGGTAACGATATATTCGGCAAACAGGCCCGGGAAGGTTTTATAAAAGAAGGACTTGACATTCAATATTTTGTAGAGTCAACTGAACTGGCATCAGGCGTTGCCCTGATCACGGTGAATGGTAATGGCGAGAACGAAATCGTAGTGGCATCGGGAGCCAATATGGATTTAATGCCCGCAGATATCGCTGACGAAGTTTTTGAAGGTATTGAAATGGTTTTGCTGCAACTGGAAATCCCGCTGGAAACGGTCCGGTATGTGATCGGAAAATGTCGGGACGAGAACATTAAAGTCATTCTAAATCCTGCTCCCGGCGCGAAACTGCCCGACGATTTTCTGAACGGGCTGTTTTTAATCACGCCCAATGAAACAGAAACTGAGATCATGACAGGCATTGCGACTGATAGCACTGAAACGTTACGGAAAGCTGCCCAGTACTTTCATCAAAAAGGAGTTCAGAATGTGATCATTACGCTTGGTAGTCAGGGTGTTTTTCTTTCCAATGAGGCATTCAATGAATTAATACCGGCATTGTCGGTCAAATCAGTTGACACGACTGCCGCTGGCGATGTTTTTAATGGGGCTATCTTGAAAGCATTGGCTTCGGGGGAAAACTGGCTGGAAGCTTGCCGGTTTGCATGCAAAGCTGCGGCCATTTCCGTTACGAGAATGGGAGCTCAAAGTTCCGCGCCCTATCATTTTGAATTAATTTAA
- a CDS encoding nucleoside hydrolase, giving the protein MNKIPIIIDCDPGHDDALMLMLAFGSGMFDVKAVTISAGNQTQEKTLANALKILTLIGANVPVYHGAEKPMFRDLEIADYVHGETGLDGPSLPAYTTKAEPITASEGIANILINATEKITIVPTGPLTNIAVFLLAYPHLKDKIERISLMGGGVFRGNMTPSAEFNIYADPEAAAIVFSCGLPITMCGLDVTHKALVFQKDIDLFRSLGNKSGNAAADLMDFFSIYYRKNRLELEGGAALHDPCAIAWLINPGIFKTKPCYVEVETKGELTRGKTVVDFYNVLHKEPNVLVALDIDREEYINMIYNAVKNLP; this is encoded by the coding sequence ATGAACAAAATACCCATCATTATAGATTGCGACCCAGGCCACGACGATGCGCTGATGCTCATGCTGGCATTTGGAAGCGGAATGTTCGACGTGAAAGCGGTGACGATATCGGCTGGTAACCAAACGCAGGAAAAGACGCTTGCGAATGCATTGAAAATCCTCACATTGATCGGTGCGAATGTACCTGTTTACCATGGGGCAGAAAAACCAATGTTCCGTGATCTGGAAATAGCGGACTACGTACACGGCGAAACCGGTCTGGACGGTCCTTCCCTACCTGCCTACACAACCAAAGCCGAGCCGATCACGGCGTCGGAAGGCATAGCGAACATTCTAATAAATGCGACGGAGAAGATCACGATCGTACCTACCGGACCATTGACCAATATTGCGGTTTTTTTGCTCGCTTATCCGCATTTGAAAGACAAAATTGAAAGGATTTCGCTCATGGGCGGCGGTGTTTTTCGTGGTAACATGACACCTTCCGCTGAATTCAATATCTATGCCGACCCGGAAGCTGCGGCCATTGTGTTCAGTTGCGGTCTGCCCATTACCATGTGCGGCCTCGATGTGACCCATAAGGCGCTAGTCTTTCAAAAGGACATTGACCTTTTCAGATCGCTGGGTAACAAATCAGGAAATGCAGCGGCTGATCTGATGGATTTTTTCTCCATTTATTACCGAAAAAATCGTCTTGAACTGGAAGGTGGCGCAGCCTTGCATGATCCGTGTGCGATTGCCTGGCTGATCAATCCCGGTATTTTCAAAACAAAACCCTGCTATGTGGAGGTTGAAACAAAAGGAGAACTGACCCGTGGCAAAACAGTGGTTGATTTTTACAATGTCCTTCACAAAGAACCCAATGTGCTGGTTGCTCTGGATATAGACCGGGAAGAATACATTAATATGATTTACAATGCGGTGAAAAATCTGCCTTAG